A single genomic interval of Shewanella psychropiezotolerans harbors:
- a CDS encoding Y-family DNA polymerase: protein MYALVDANSFYCSAEQVFRPEWRGRPIVVLSNNDGCIVAANRQAKDVGIPKFKPYFEVKALCDKHNVIALSSNYELYASLSAHMMDVIGRFAPRQHIYSIDESFLSLKHCYPAIPNLTEHAHKIRRAVWKETRLPVCVGIDATLTLAKVANHAAKKLMGYNGVCHIDSNEERKAVLLAMKPTDVWGIGNRISKRLELMGIKNAFQLASMPPGLARKSFSIEIERTVRELNGEECKQWDEARADKKQIFSTRSMGDRVTDKEALKQALSKHVGIAAAKARKQGTLCGSMLIFASNSPFDERPTGFKQTIKFSFPTADTLQMTHAVTAATDALFQPNVRYYKVGIGLLDLCSSSHVQSDLFETISDPKLMSVYDALNTRFGSGAMFLAAQGISPKWRMRRDRLTPQYTTNWADIPKIQCR from the coding sequence ATGTACGCACTCGTAGACGCCAATTCATTTTATTGCTCTGCAGAACAAGTCTTTCGCCCTGAATGGCGAGGGAGACCCATTGTTGTGCTCTCGAACAACGATGGCTGCATCGTCGCCGCCAATCGTCAGGCTAAAGACGTTGGCATCCCAAAATTCAAACCTTACTTTGAGGTCAAGGCACTGTGTGACAAGCACAACGTTATAGCGCTATCTTCAAATTATGAACTGTACGCTTCACTGTCTGCCCACATGATGGACGTGATAGGCCGCTTCGCGCCCAGACAACATATCTACAGCATCGATGAGTCCTTTCTCTCTCTCAAGCATTGCTACCCTGCGATACCCAACCTCACTGAGCATGCACATAAAATCAGACGCGCGGTATGGAAAGAAACCCGCCTCCCCGTCTGTGTTGGTATCGACGCCACCCTGACACTGGCTAAGGTAGCCAATCATGCTGCCAAAAAACTAATGGGTTATAACGGTGTCTGTCACATAGATTCAAACGAGGAGCGTAAAGCGGTATTACTGGCGATGAAGCCAACAGATGTATGGGGGATAGGTAATCGAATCTCGAAACGCTTGGAGCTTATGGGGATAAAAAACGCCTTCCAACTCGCATCGATGCCGCCAGGCCTGGCAAGAAAATCATTCAGCATTGAAATTGAACGAACGGTCAGAGAACTCAATGGTGAGGAGTGCAAGCAATGGGATGAAGCCAGAGCAGACAAGAAACAGATATTCTCAACCCGAAGCATGGGAGACCGTGTAACTGACAAAGAGGCACTCAAACAAGCCCTCAGTAAACATGTTGGTATAGCGGCAGCGAAGGCCAGAAAACAAGGCACTCTCTGTGGCTCCATGCTCATATTCGCAAGCAACTCTCCTTTTGATGAAAGGCCCACAGGCTTTAAACAAACCATAAAGTTCTCATTTCCCACCGCCGACACCCTGCAAATGACACACGCGGTGACAGCGGCCACAGACGCACTCTTTCAGCCAAATGTCAGGTATTACAAGGTCGGAATAGGGTTACTGGATTTGTGCTCATCCAGTCATGTGCAATCAGATTTATTTGAGACCATCAGCGACCCTAAACTTATGAGCGTCTATGACGCACTAAATACCAGATTTGGCAGCGGCGCTATGTTTCTGGCTGCACAAGGTATTTCGCCGAAATGGAGAATGCGCAGAGACAGGCTCACGCCACAGTACACGACAAACTGGGCAGACATACCCAAGATTCAATGTCGATAA
- a CDS encoding LexA family protein — protein MKVIPNTASVGITGFESPAAEYIQRPLSLDELLIAHPSSTFFGHASGESMRNVGIFDGDILIIDRHVTAQNGDVVVANYNGEFVCKLIDTVRKRLLSANDEHQPLVIHEHDQFCIEGVVVSSIRCHRPSPLLTASI, from the coding sequence ATGAAAGTCATTCCCAATACAGCCAGCGTAGGCATCACAGGTTTTGAATCGCCTGCCGCCGAATACATCCAGCGGCCACTAAGTCTCGATGAACTGTTAATCGCTCACCCTAGTTCTACTTTTTTTGGTCATGCATCCGGGGAATCGATGCGCAATGTCGGCATATTCGATGGTGATATCCTTATCATCGATAGACATGTTACCGCCCAAAATGGTGATGTGGTGGTAGCTAACTACAATGGTGAGTTTGTCTGCAAGTTAATTGATACTGTCAGAAAACGCTTGCTGTCTGCAAACGATGAACATCAACCACTGGTCATACATGAGCATGACCAGTTTTGCATTGAAGGTGTGGTAGTCAGTTCGATACGCTGCCACAGACCCAGCCCACTATTAACCGCTAGCATATGA
- a CDS encoding endonuclease, which yields MSGSVFAANESNQSFSKAKKMLERQVYQDHRETIYCGAGFDAKKNITPPAGFNTKKHVKRAKRVEWEHIVPAENFGRSFSEWREGNAQCVNNKGKSFKGRKCAEKINVQYRYMQADMFNLFPAIGAVNAMRSNYNFTMLPAVKSEFGSCPMKIDNRKAEPPVSARGRIARTYMYMDKTYPKYSMSKQQKQLMNAWDKTYPVSAWECKRVKRIEALQKNKNLITQSRCETAGLWKKA from the coding sequence ATGAGTGGCAGTGTTTTTGCGGCTAATGAATCTAATCAATCGTTCAGCAAAGCCAAAAAAATGCTTGAGCGTCAGGTCTATCAGGACCATCGTGAAACCATTTATTGTGGTGCAGGTTTTGATGCTAAAAAAAATATTACGCCTCCTGCCGGCTTTAATACTAAAAAACATGTGAAGCGAGCAAAGAGAGTTGAGTGGGAGCACATTGTGCCCGCCGAGAACTTCGGGCGTTCGTTCAGTGAATGGCGTGAGGGTAACGCTCAATGCGTCAACAACAAAGGCAAGTCATTCAAGGGCCGCAAGTGTGCTGAAAAAATTAATGTTCAGTATCGATACATGCAGGCCGACATGTTTAATCTGTTTCCGGCCATTGGGGCCGTTAATGCCATGCGCTCAAATTACAACTTCACTATGTTGCCCGCAGTGAAGAGTGAATTCGGTTCGTGTCCGATGAAAATTGACAATCGTAAAGCAGAGCCGCCTGTCAGCGCCCGAGGCCGGATTGCCAGAACTTATATGTACATGGATAAAACCTATCCCAAATACAGCATGAGTAAGCAGCAAAAGCAGTTGATGAATGCCTGGGATAAAACCTATCCAGTCAGTGCTTGGGAGTGCAAGAGAGTAAAACGCATTGAAGCGCTACAGAAAAATAAGAACTTGATAACCCAAAGTCGCTGTGAAACCGCGGGGCTGTGGAAGAAGGCGTAG
- a CDS encoding H-NS histone family protein, whose product MSEFLATLTHGRKFKAAVKDLPVEELKLIQDKLNNLIDDREAQEAADLEVNAERNAQIDAIRKQMAELGLNVEDLDAIKAPKKKRDPRPVKYKIEVNGETITWTGQGRMPTVFKKELDDGFEMKDFLI is encoded by the coding sequence ATGTCAGAATTTTTAGCAACACTCACTCATGGCCGCAAATTTAAAGCGGCAGTAAAAGACCTTCCTGTTGAAGAACTCAAATTGATCCAGGATAAGCTCAACAACCTCATCGATGACCGCGAAGCACAAGAAGCGGCAGACTTAGAGGTGAACGCTGAGCGAAACGCACAAATAGACGCTATTCGTAAACAGATGGCAGAACTTGGCTTAAACGTAGAAGACTTGGATGCCATAAAAGCACCGAAGAAGAAACGCGACCCTCGTCCAGTGAAATATAAGATTGAAGTGAATGGCGAAACCATCACTTGGACAGGCCAAGGCCGCATGCCTACGGTATTTAAGAAAGAACTTGATGATGGTTTCGAGATGAAAGATTTCTTAATCTAG
- a CDS encoding ArdC family protein: MTHSLPTQPTSTNAFIETASHKTQAGSPKSDISNSKRKTREKGKKSHTDLYQEITDQVIAALENGVKPWVCPWETSNGSSGLPVNFDTRHAYSGINVLLLWCAASASGFASSSWLTFKQALALGGCVRKGEKGTRIIFYKMLEKENQQGEKENIPMLKSFTVFNVEQIDGLNIEPVPVSDIEAVSGFEALEHVEQFFIDTGANITEQGESAFFRPSTDEIVLPSRERFTNAADFYATGLHELTHWCGAKLRLDRPMRNKFGSEDYAFEELIAELGCSFLMASLGVTGEVQHESYIASWLKKLHNDKRYIFKAASAASKAHQYLTELTNADNNELINKAA, from the coding sequence ATGACACACTCACTTCCTACGCAGCCAACTTCCACTAATGCCTTCATCGAGACTGCCAGCCACAAGACACAAGCAGGCTCCCCCAAATCCGATATCTCTAACAGCAAAAGAAAAACCAGAGAGAAGGGCAAGAAAAGCCATACCGATTTGTATCAGGAGATAACCGACCAAGTGATAGCCGCGCTTGAAAATGGGGTTAAGCCTTGGGTGTGTCCATGGGAAACGTCAAACGGGAGCAGTGGGTTGCCAGTTAATTTTGATACGCGTCACGCGTATAGCGGCATCAATGTGTTGTTGCTCTGGTGCGCGGCCAGTGCTAGCGGGTTTGCTTCCAGTAGTTGGTTGACGTTCAAGCAAGCGCTTGCACTGGGTGGTTGTGTGCGTAAGGGAGAGAAGGGCACGCGCATTATCTTTTACAAGATGCTGGAAAAAGAAAATCAGCAGGGCGAGAAAGAAAATATTCCAATGTTGAAGAGCTTCACGGTCTTTAATGTTGAGCAAATAGATGGGCTGAATATCGAGCCTGTGCCAGTGAGTGATATTGAGGCTGTTAGCGGGTTTGAAGCGCTTGAACATGTCGAGCAGTTCTTTATCGATACGGGCGCCAATATTACCGAACAAGGCGAGAGCGCCTTTTTTAGACCGTCTACCGATGAAATCGTGTTACCGAGCCGTGAGCGTTTCACTAATGCCGCTGACTTTTACGCAACAGGTCTTCATGAGCTGACCCACTGGTGTGGCGCTAAGCTCCGCCTGGACCGTCCAATGCGAAATAAATTTGGTTCTGAGGATTACGCTTTCGAGGAATTAATTGCCGAATTGGGATGCAGCTTTTTAATGGCTAGCTTAGGCGTGACGGGTGAGGTTCAACACGAATCTTATATCGCGTCATGGCTTAAAAAATTACACAACGACAAGCGATATATCTTTAAAGCGGCCAGCGCTGCCAGTAAAGCCCATCAATATTTAACCGAGCTTACCAACGCCGACAACAATGAACTGATAAATAAAGCGGCATAA
- a CDS encoding type I restriction endonuclease subunit M: protein MNISNIDNNSMEQCYTSNAGHFDLGVCVVTQGIHQLQKSAIDSDKDLRLFITCHLNGDWGDTPIEDKILNDEATKRGGRIMSSYFFNDQVIWIITEADRSVTTILLPSEY from the coding sequence ATGAATATATCTAACATAGATAACAATTCAATGGAACAATGTTATACGTCTAATGCGGGTCATTTTGATCTAGGTGTCTGTGTTGTCACTCAAGGTATTCATCAACTACAAAAGTCAGCGATTGATAGCGACAAAGATTTAAGGCTGTTTATCACTTGCCACTTAAATGGTGATTGGGGTGATACTCCGATAGAAGATAAAATATTAAATGATGAAGCCACTAAGAGGGGGGGCCGAATAATGTCATCTTACTTTTTTAACGATCAGGTGATTTGGATAATCACCGAAGCCGATAGAAGTGTCACCACCATTTTGTTACCCAGCGAATACTAA
- a CDS encoding lytic transglycosylase domain-containing protein encodes MAITSLNVSAFCFDEAGLYYHVNPKLLTAIAKVESDYQSNVININKNSQGKTISTDYGLMQINSTWFSHLAQFGINKDNLLSDACYNVHIGAWVLSQNFSTHGYNWNSVGAYNAGFSVKTRTSRLTYIRKIKAALAAINKSNLLSSNSISNANPRLLVRTRLRIPPKLKP; translated from the coding sequence ATGGCCATCACTTCATTAAACGTCAGCGCGTTTTGTTTTGATGAGGCTGGTCTTTATTATCATGTTAACCCCAAACTATTAACTGCTATTGCTAAAGTCGAAAGTGATTATCAATCCAACGTCATTAATATTAATAAAAACTCACAAGGTAAAACAATCAGCACCGATTATGGATTGATGCAAATAAACTCAACATGGTTTTCTCATCTTGCTCAGTTCGGGATTAATAAAGATAACCTGTTATCGGATGCGTGCTACAACGTCCACATTGGTGCCTGGGTGCTGTCTCAAAATTTTTCTACCCATGGCTACAACTGGAATAGTGTTGGAGCTTACAATGCGGGTTTTAGTGTCAAGACGCGCACGAGTCGATTAACCTATATCCGAAAAATCAAAGCTGCCCTGGCCGCGATCAATAAGTCTAACCTCCTTTCCTCAAACTCGATTTCAAACGCCAATCCAAGGCTCCTTGTTCGTACTAGATTAAGAATTCCACCTAAATTGAAACCATAA
- a CDS encoding site-specific integrase, with translation MRLLLLMGCRLAEITYLKGGDVRGSELHLTDSKTGAKVVPVGSAAVEILSQYHSKPNKALFPMKQGASTTRVQALWVRVRVKAGD, from the coding sequence TTGCGTTTGTTGCTGTTAATGGGCTGTCGGTTAGCTGAAATTACCTACCTTAAAGGCGGTGATGTGCGCGGCAGTGAACTGCATTTAACCGACAGTAAGACAGGCGCAAAAGTGGTGCCTGTCGGGTCAGCGGCAGTAGAGATATTGAGCCAGTATCATAGTAAGCCAAATAAAGCGCTGTTTCCCATGAAGCAAGGCGCATCGACCACAAGGGTGCAAGCGTTATGGGTGAGGGTACGAGTAAAGGCGGGGGATTGA
- a CDS encoding tyrosine-type recombinase/integrase, translating to MRLHDLRHTFASYAVMEGHSIPMVAALLGHKKVSMTLRLYHVWDEVVEQAAERLGDIFKAIVSQAKPLSQSDTAPKRASKAKPKPKTKSITLEKVKQATPLSIFTPLTESEIRAVRAWKDNELLF from the coding sequence GTGCGGCTGCATGATTTGCGGCATACCTTCGCCAGCTACGCGGTGATGGAAGGTCACAGTATCCCGATGGTGGCGGCATTGTTAGGTCATAAGAAAGTCTCGATGACGTTACGGCTATACCATGTGTGGGATGAGGTGGTGGAGCAAGCCGCAGAGCGCTTAGGGGATATATTTAAAGCGATAGTGAGTCAGGCAAAGCCCTTATCTCAATCTGATACAGCCCCTAAGCGAGCCTCGAAAGCGAAGCCGAAACCAAAAACAAAATCCATCACACTTGAAAAAGTGAAACAAGCTACGCCTTTATCAATCTTCACTCCATTAACTGAGAGTGAAATTCGTGCTGTGCGAGCATGGAAGGATAATGAACTGCTGTTTTAG
- a CDS encoding response regulator receiver domain: protein MPVAYREQITKTFRNDAIRSVLLIDDEYNPYIELSTKQQTLINALQKIVPTLDEGVQPPKAPEDAETAKHVLSEMYEQLNSLRKSSDDISSSFKRTSVAAEFVRFFHNEKYICDVEKQVSHLNPDKVRKSDLIILDYCLSHNDSTKSLQLLRELSTSRHLNLVVIYTNKPLEDVWLEIATTLRCSKILAPQDYFESDETSLEQWDNAESVYSGNWTSISRKQQVKLILGDKNSVVQEVKARFWQDIQEDGNFDNDVHKEPTEAILRYLVEKDIKGKQLNEGADVLQVHGEDKLWIQCGEVFIALCEKKDSSQEEIEQQPQAVWDKLEEALHNWYPNFYRVVLSELQNRIEDSNFSMSKILGKPEDEQVSLLWSILKEHPDKQLNISENILHHLLLDISDELVYRDDKAGSEFIKKVANSIAEDIPEFVKFQKSAPQPHNDFLKEAVRVSKGNFKDFKVEFDAELCLNIAHAHNRLLSTQRVLPDNITTGTVLKSCEGKKTIWYVCVTPSCDTVPEQEMDDCARWLSPHRLLSFIRLNKDELVTALQVATQSSHIFVSDNGDKVALRVINQYTKQPDLLQLIVKDHKTIPLTLEGKTATSITSIKKKKNKGKLIETDLLLLPVGQLKPAYAARFQAIMSHHEGRIGVDYSPADFSVPVLINPAIDLTD from the coding sequence ATGCCAGTAGCTTATAGAGAACAAATAACTAAAACATTTCGTAATGATGCTATCCGTTCAGTGCTATTGATTGATGACGAGTACAACCCATACATCGAGCTATCTACAAAGCAGCAAACACTAATTAATGCTCTACAGAAAATAGTTCCGACACTTGATGAGGGAGTTCAACCTCCAAAAGCCCCCGAAGATGCAGAGACTGCAAAGCATGTTTTGAGTGAAATGTACGAGCAACTAAATAGCCTTAGAAAATCATCTGATGATATATCAAGTAGCTTCAAGCGGACATCTGTTGCAGCTGAGTTTGTAAGGTTTTTTCACAACGAAAAATACATTTGCGATGTTGAAAAGCAGGTCAGTCACCTTAACCCTGATAAGGTTCGTAAAAGTGATTTGATTATTTTAGATTATTGTTTGAGTCATAATGATTCAACAAAATCTTTGCAACTGCTTAGAGAGCTAAGTACTAGTCGGCATCTCAATTTAGTCGTTATTTATACAAACAAGCCACTTGAAGATGTTTGGCTTGAAATTGCAACGACACTAAGATGCTCTAAAATTTTAGCTCCACAAGATTATTTTGAAAGTGATGAAACGTCATTAGAGCAATGGGATAATGCTGAAAGTGTATATAGTGGTAACTGGACTTCCATCTCCAGGAAGCAGCAAGTAAAGCTGATTTTAGGTGATAAAAACTCTGTAGTTCAAGAGGTTAAAGCTCGGTTCTGGCAAGACATCCAGGAAGATGGAAACTTTGATAACGATGTACACAAAGAGCCTACAGAAGCTATTCTTCGCTATCTCGTTGAAAAGGATATTAAGGGGAAGCAATTAAATGAGGGAGCTGACGTTCTTCAGGTACATGGTGAGGATAAACTTTGGATTCAGTGTGGGGAAGTGTTTATCGCTTTATGCGAGAAAAAAGATAGCTCTCAAGAAGAAATCGAACAACAACCTCAAGCGGTATGGGACAAATTAGAAGAAGCTCTTCACAACTGGTACCCAAATTTCTATCGAGTAGTGCTTTCTGAACTGCAAAACCGTATCGAAGACTCAAATTTCTCCATGTCAAAAATCCTAGGCAAGCCAGAAGATGAACAAGTTTCTTTGCTGTGGTCAATTTTGAAAGAGCACCCAGACAAGCAGTTGAATATTTCAGAAAATATTTTGCATCACTTGCTTCTAGATATATCAGATGAGCTAGTTTATAGGGATGATAAAGCTGGCTCTGAATTTATTAAAAAAGTAGCTAACAGTATTGCTGAAGATATCCCTGAGTTTGTAAAGTTTCAGAAATCGGCACCTCAACCCCACAATGACTTTTTAAAAGAGGCTGTTCGAGTATCAAAAGGTAATTTTAAGGATTTTAAAGTAGAATTTGATGCAGAGCTTTGTTTGAATATAGCGCATGCTCACAACAGGCTACTATCAACTCAGAGAGTTTTACCTGACAACATTACAACAGGAACGGTCTTAAAGTCATGTGAAGGTAAAAAAACAATCTGGTATGTTTGTGTGACGCCAAGTTGCGATACTGTACCTGAGCAAGAAATGGATGATTGCGCACGATGGTTATCGCCACATCGTCTCCTAAGTTTCATTAGATTAAACAAGGATGAATTAGTTACGGCATTACAGGTAGCGACCCAATCTTCACACATTTTTGTTAGTGATAATGGAGATAAAGTAGCTTTAAGAGTTATAAACCAGTATACAAAACAACCCGATTTGTTGCAGCTTATTGTAAAAGATCATAAGACAATCCCTTTGACTTTGGAAGGAAAGACAGCAACTTCGATTACCTCAATAAAGAAGAAAAAGAACAAAGGGAAACTAATAGAAACGGATTTATTACTGTTACCCGTTGGGCAGTTGAAACCAGCATATGCAGCACGATTCCAAGCGATTATGAGCCATCACGAAGGGCGAATTGGTGTTGATTATTCCCCTGCAGACTTTAGTGTACCTGTCCTTATTAACCCCGCAATCGATTTGACAGATTAA
- a CDS encoding ATP-binding protein, with the protein MNVTDVKSRIIPVFINLLNNALYWVALAEKDRVIKVDIINDLVVVANNGPVIDQDDIDSLFQLFYSRRPNGNGVGLYLSKQNLAVARHKIWYAEKLEEKLIQDGANFVIQFRGMEVR; encoded by the coding sequence ATGAATGTCACTGATGTTAAATCTCGTATTATCCCAGTGTTTATCAACTTACTAAATAATGCTCTTTATTGGGTGGCATTGGCTGAAAAAGATCGAGTTATCAAAGTTGATATCATCAATGATTTGGTAGTGGTCGCGAATAATGGACCTGTAATTGATCAAGATGATATCGATAGTCTTTTCCAATTATTCTACAGTCGTAGACCAAATGGTAATGGGGTTGGTTTATACCTATCTAAACAGAACCTCGCCGTAGCTCGTCATAAAATCTGGTATGCCGAAAAACTAGAAGAAAAGCTCATTCAAGACGGTGCTAATTTTGTAATTCAATTTCGCGGGATGGAAGTAAGATAA